DNA from Desulfuromonas sp. AOP6:
TGGGCGGTCGTCAAGGCCGGCGTTGCCGTCCGCATCCGTATCGACCAGGTCGGCATGCTCAAAATTCAGCGTCATCAGTTCTTCCAGTTTGCTTTCCGCCAGCAGGGCTCCTTCCGTCATCAGAGTCGCATTGACATTGTGACGGCTGGAAAAAAACTGCATGTTGGTGACGGCCAGAATGCCTATGACGAAAATAGACATGGCAAAGATCAGCTCGATCAGGGAGAATCCTCGTTCATTCAGGCGCATCTTCATGACTAAAGCCCCATATTCCGAAGTTTGACAATGGTCGACACATCGCGGTAATAGAATCCATCGGCCGGGGAAAGTACCGTGTTGGCGACCACGAAAGATCGGGAATTCACGTGCTCCGGCTGCGGGTTCTGGCTCCGGGCCACCAGCCAGATGCGCAGGGCCCGAATATCGGCCGCCCGGAACAGAATGCCGGTGTCGAGGGTATTGATGGCACCATCGCCATCGGTGTCGTCGTCGGAGGTGATCTGGTCATCGCCGTTGGCGTCGAGCTCAAACCAGTTCCCTCCGGGGGTCGGGATGGCCCAGTGTATACGCCCACCGGCGTCGGTATCGAGCTCCCCGTCGCCGTCCGCGTCGAAAGCGTAGGCAAATCCCAGGGCCACCACGTTTGCTGCCACAATATCGGCGGCCGTCGTCTGGCGCTCCAGATTGCCGCCAGCAAGGGCATAGCTGATCGACTCACCGGCATCGGCCACGTCCCAATCCTCATTAAGGTCCATGGTAACCCTGATAGCGTTGATACCGGCATTGAGCACACCCGCGCTGGACTGGTGCGAGGGGTCGTAGCCGGTCATCCGCAGATCTTTGGCCATCATGGAAACGGCGGCGCGCAGGTTCTGCTGGATATCGACCACCTGGGTCTGCACGGTATAATCCCGGCTGTTGGTCACATAGAGCCCCAGCATGGCCGTACTGAAAATACCCACCAGGACCAGGGTCACCAGGATCTCGGTCAGCGTGAAGCCTTTCTGGTTCATCATGATTATCCTTCCTCGCCTCTTCACCGCCGGAAGAGTCAAACAGAGCCTATTGCTGGGATACGGCACCGGCCAGAGTGACGTTCACTGTGCGCTCCCGGGATTCGTTTTTCAGGGTAACGATGCCTGAAGACGAGGCAAATCCCCGGTTGTTGAAGGTGACGACATTGCCGAAATTGGTGGACGTCAGCGACACCCCTTTAGGCATATCCTGCTGAGCCAGAATCCGTTCACCGCCGTCGCGCAGACTATTTCCGGCGGTGCCGCCGCCGCTGCCGTCATCGATAAAGACCATGTAACTGCCCACGCCGCCAGCAGGGGTATACGCACCGCTGACAAAACGGGCCACGACATTGACATTACTGGAGACCGCGGTCGACTTGCCCAATCGCAGAGCCGACAACAGGTCGCGGCTTACCGCCGAAAAGGCGGCATTCTTCATCCAGAGCGACACGTTGGGGATCGCGATGGTCATGACTATAGCCAGCAGGGCCATGGCAATGATTAGCTCGATCAGGGTAAAAGCTTTTTCGCTGGAGACATCCACAGTCATCTTCCCCTCGTCAAATAAGTTTAGAACCTGTGCCCA
Protein-coding regions in this window:
- a CDS encoding prepilin-type N-terminal cleavage/methylation domain-containing protein, translated to MKMRLNERGFSLIELIFAMSIFVIGILAVTNMQFFSSRHNVNATLMTEGALLAESKLEELMTLNFEHADLVDTDADGNAGLDDRPAADHSQNPSTLNDSFMVYWNIADRDANSKIIRVIVTWRERLLPKNYFVESIKIR
- a CDS encoding prepilin-type N-terminal cleavage/methylation domain-containing protein, whose product is MMNQKGFTLTEILVTLVLVGIFSTAMLGLYVTNSRDYTVQTQVVDIQQNLRAAVSMMAKDLRMTGYDPSHQSSAGVLNAGINAIRVTMDLNEDWDVADAGESISYALAGGNLERQTTAADIVAANVVALGFAYAFDADGDGELDTDAGGRIHWAIPTPGGNWFELDANGDDQITSDDDTDGDGAINTLDTGILFRAADIRALRIWLVARSQNPQPEHVNSRSFVVANTVLSPADGFYYRDVSTIVKLRNMGL
- a CDS encoding GspH/FimT family protein; protein product: MTVDVSSEKAFTLIELIIAMALLAIVMTIAIPNVSLWMKNAAFSAVSRDLLSALRLGKSTAVSSNVNVVARFVSGAYTPAGGVGSYMVFIDDGSGGGTAGNSLRDGGERILAQQDMPKGVSLTSTNFGNVVTFNNRGFASSSGIVTLKNESRERTVNVTLAGAVSQQ